The following DNA comes from Flavisolibacter ginsenosidimutans.
TCGGGTTGCAGATCAAACATATTGACAGCAACCGCATGCAAATTTTTGTAGAAAAGTCAAAAGGAAAGAAAGACCGTGTTGTGATGTTAAGCCCCTTGCTTCTTGATGTTTTGCGGGCTTACCTGAAAGAGTGCGTCCCGCGTCCGTCCACCTTTCTTTTTGAAGGTTACACCGCAAACACGCCTTATAGCGCAAAGAGTGCCCAGCGGATATTTCAGATGGCGAGACAAAGGGCAGGGATTAATAAGGCCGTCAGCTTTCACAGTTTGCGCCACAGTTTTGCCACGCATTTGCTGGAGAAGGGCGTGGCCATTCATTTCATTCAGGATTTATTGGGTCATTTCAGCATTAAAACAACCGCTCGGTATTTGCACGTAACGAAAGAGAAGCTGGTGAATATCCTCAGTCCTTTGGATGATTTGTGGAAAGACCAGCGTGAAATTTAGTTTCATTGCCGACATTTCGCGGGTTGTATTGCCGACATTGGGTTTTCGCGGTTGCCTTTTGCTTCCCGTTGATTTTGAAGGACTTAATTTTTTGGAAGAAAGGAAGATGTCGGCTAATATTGTGTTGGTGGTAATGCTATGACAACATTCCATTCTATCATTTTGACAATTTTCTTTTCTGCTTCTTTAATAAGTTGTGGGCAGACTAATAATGGCAAATCATTTCGAACGATGACACAGAAGAATTATTTCGATAGCAGTAATCAAGTTTTCATCAAACTGTATAAAAAGCACGACTCAACCTATCTATACTGGGAAACATGGAATGTGGATGATAAAAATGCTACAGTACATTTGGGACAACTTGGTAGTTTAGGTGAGCAAGAAAATGTTGGTGCTGCATCATATTCGGAATTTAAAGACAAAATAAATTCTTTGATTGCTGACAAACTAAATGAAGGATATGCCGAAATCCCTTTGGAAAAACAATTTACAGTTGCGGTCACCTTTAAACTTAAAACATGGGGCACAACAGAAGATCTTGATAGACGTGAACAAGTACGAAACATCTTGACGGAGCATCTTGGCTGGACTGGAAACGGACGCTGCGACGATGGCGATATTGGCAGCGGAGAAATGACACTTTACGCAGACGTGGTTGACCCATTCGTTGCGGTAAAGACAATTCCAAAAGAATTTAAAGCCAAAAAGGTGACAGAAGAATATTATTTTACAATTATGCAGGGTGACACGACAATAGCTGAAAAAATTATCCCTTCTAAAGAATAAGCACTACCACCAACATTGCATTGGCGCATACGGCGGGGCGATGTGCAAGTAATCAGCTATAAATCGCTTATCATCACCTGTCCGGTCAGACCGAATTCTAATAAGCATTTGAATAAAATTTTTACATTAGTTCTTTAATAAGCATCGGTTGTGGGCAAACGAATAAAAAATTCCGCCACATCGCCAATGCTTCAACGTTAGCTTCACCTCCAATCAAAAATCTTTTTAGCTGCTTAAAGTACTCAAGTAACAGTCCTTTCGTGTCGCGACCAATTCAATACGTCAAAACCATTAGCCCAACGGCAACTGCAGCAAAAACATGCTGCGGCTTTTGTGCAATTGCACATCGAGTTTTGCCCGCAAAGCCTGTATGCGCACTTCCATGTCGTGGCGCTGCAAAAGGTTGTTGAGCTGCTGCATGTCGCAGCCTTCGTTGGCAAATTCAATGGAGAAAAAAAGTTTGTTCCGCTCGGCCGTGAGGTGCACAATGCAATGCGGCGTACCGGCTTCCACCAAACTGCGCAAGCCTTCTTTAAACAACAAAAACGCTTCGTGCCGCAGTTTCATGTTCAGCTCCAGCTTTTCTACTTTTTTGTCAATGAGCAATTCAATCAACGTGCCGTGACGCTGCATCAGCGCATCGGCAAATTCGCGGATGCGGCTCACGGTTTTTTTCATCGAATCGTTCTCGGGATCGAGGCTCCACAGCATGTCGTCAAGCGCAATGATCATGTTGTGGCTTTTGGTGTGAATCTGTTCCAGGTATTCCTTTGCTTTTTGCGGTTCGCGGTCGGATTTGAGGCGGGCAATCTCACTTAAAATATTGATGTTGTTGAGTGCCGTGTTTACCTCTTCGTGCAGGTTGGCCGCGATGTCGGTCCGCACTTTCTGCATGCTTTCTTTTCGCTTGCTGCGCTGTCGGTCGAGCCACCAAAGCTCAATGACGAAAGCAAGGGCCACCAGGGTATAAAACCACCAGGTTTGGTACCAGGGCGGCTTCACCTGAATGCGCAATTCGGTTACGCCTGCCGGCTGGCCGTCGGGTTTGTAAGCACGCAGCAGCAAACGGTAATGTCCCGGCGGCAGGTACGGATAAGTCACCTTGTTGTCGGCATCGGCAAAGCGCCAGTCGTTGTCAATGTTTTCCATTTTGTATTGAATGGGATACAGGGCGTTGTATTGCAAGGACGAAAACTCAACGGCCAGGGCGTTGTTCTTTGCGGTGAGCAAAAGTTGTTTCAATTGCAGCACCGAATCTACCGGAAGTTCCTGCGGGCCGACTTGCAAAGAAGTGATTCGAATGGAAGGGGCGGCAGCCATGGCCCCGGCCACTTTCGGGTCAAAAGCAACAAAGGAATTGTTGGTGCCGAACAACAAGCGTCCGTCGCGCAGGCGATAGGAAGAACCCAAAACAAATTGGTCGTTCAAAATTCCGTCCTGCCGGTTAAACACCATTGCCGTTTTGTTGGTAGGATGAATGCGGTAAAGCGCACCGGTCGTGCTTATCCAAATGAAGCCGTCGTCGTCTTTTTCCATCGCCGAAATTGTGCCCGCCACGCTGCCGGTAATTCTTCGCACCCGAAGCGTGGCCGTGTTGCGGTTGTAACTGTACAAGCGGCTGTCGTCGGCCACAAAAACAAGGCTGTCGTTGTATTCCAACAAACAGGTAACGCTGCAGCCCGGCGCGGCATCGTTGCCGTTAATGCCAACGTAGTAATGGTGCAAGAGTCTTGCGCTGGCCGCATCGTACACGTACAATCCTTTGTCGCTTGTGCCCACCCATACCAGGCCTTTGCTGTCGGCCATAAGCTTGTTGATCAAACTCGTGCCCACTTCGCCAACGCGAACCACAGAGTCCTTGCCCTCACGCTTGGGCTGCACGCACCGAAAGAGACCGAAGTTGTGCGTACCCAACCACAGCGTGCCGGTTTTGTCCTCGGCAATTTGCCGTACGGTGCGTTTTTCCATCACGGGTGGATCGTAGAAGCGGGCCGTTTGCGCCTGTTGATTGTATTGCCAAAAGCCCGGTTGGGCGCCCATCCATATTGAGTTGCTGTCGCCCGATGCGCACATGCTCCAGGCATAGGCATTGGCCAGCAGGAAAGGCATTTTTGCGGGGAGCGGAAGAGGCTTTAGGTCTTTTGTGTATTGAAACATGGCGTCTTCCCAGGTGCCTGATAAAACGCTGCCGTTTTTCAGTTGGATAAACGACATGACCGCACCGGTTCCGGTTTGGGCTTTTACAAAACGGCGCGGGTGCAGCACGTTGGTAAAGATTTGGGTGGACGGATTGAAGCGGTACAAGCCGTTGTTGTTGGTGCCGGCCCAAAGGTTTTTATCGCGGTCTTCGAACAACGCGGACAAGCCTTCGTATTTAATGCCGCTCTCGTCGCTTCCGCTGGGCTTGACAACGACGAAATCATTCACCTGTTCGTCAAAATAAGCCAGCGCATTGAGGCCCTTTATCCAGATGCGGCCGTCGCTTTGCTCCACAAATCCGTTTAATTCGTGGTAGGTGGGAATGCGTCCCCAAAAGTTTGAAATCTTTAGCGGCTCCGTTGGACGTTGCAGATTATACTGAACGTAAAGCGGGATGCCGGGCCCCCAGGTTACCGCCCACAAATGATTTTTCTTATCGAATAGCGGATGAAAAAAAATCATTTGCGTTCCCCAAAGTTCAATCGCGGGTTCGTGTTCTACGTTGTGCCCGTAATAACTTAAGTTACCTGTTTGACGGTTGTAAATGGCGATGCCGCCGCTTTGCAGACCAAGCCAATATTTTTGTGTTCCTGGCTGCTGTACCAAAGCAGTAACGCCCCAGGTTTTGGGCAGCGGAATAAAATTGGCTTCTTGCGAAAACTCGTTTTTCTTTTCATCGTATGCCAACAGCTCGCTGCCCAAGGTTAAAAGAAACAAATGCCCGTTCTCATCGGGTACAAACATGGTTTCGTTCGACAACATTTTTTCCGGATGCGCTGCGCGAACGGGTATCTGCCTGTATGTAAACCGGCTTTTGTCGAACTGAAAAAATTCAGCCTTGCCGGTGGCGCCCCACAGCACATCGTTCTTGTCAATAAACAAGCGTTGAATGACGTTAGAAGGGAGGCTGTTGGCGTTGCCCTCTTCGTGCCGGAAGGTGCGAAACCGCACGCCGTCGAACCGTTGCAGGCCGTTGCTGGTGGCAATCCACAAAAAGCCTTCGCGGTCTTGCTGCACCTTGTACAATTCGTTTGCGGCCAGTCCGTCTTTCGTTGAGTAATGTGTAAACACAAACGAAGAAGCGGATTGTGCGCTTCCTTTCAACCCAACACAAAGCAGCAAAAGAAAAAAGCAAACACGGTACAAGAAATAAATTTTAGGTCTTTCAAAAATAATTGTTTCGGTGTCGCCGCCTGCACAATTCATCCGGCGAAAACAACAGTTGATGCAGCCCTTTCAACAACCGGTTTTCAGCCGTGCGAAGTTGATTGCAAAAGGAGAAGAACAACAGACCGTTGCGAAGTAAAAAAGTTGATAACGCATTCCGAAACCCTGGGGCTTCAATTCATCCGTCTTTCCTTCCGTTTCATTTCAAGCGTCATTTTCTTCGGCTTTGCGGGGAGCCATCTTTGAGTCATCAAAACCAAAATCAGAAACCGATATGAAAAAAATTTTCCTCTTTGCCGCAGTTTCTTTAGCCGCTTTTAGTTCCTGCAAAAAAGACCACGAAAACAAACCTGCTGAAAAAATTTTTAAAGGCGATGCGCAAACTTTTCAGCACGGAAAAGCCTGGACCTGGTACGAAGCTGACGACAACAACAATCCCGTAAGAATTGCCATTGCAATGGACGATGCATCAATGGCAAGTTTGGATACGCTTACACCCGGCGCTCCCGGCCATCACCACGAAAATTCTTTGTCGTTAAAACTTCATCCCAAAGCCACCGGCGGCACACCGTTCACACACGTTCTACTGGATTGGAATCCTGCCGGCCACGAACCCGCCGGCGTTTACGACAAGCCGCATTTTGATTTTCATTTTTACATTCAACCCGAAGCAGAAAGGATTGCCATTCCGACCTACGACCTGGCGCAAGCTAAATTTGACAATGCGCCGGCACAAGGTTACATGCCGCCAACGTATATCAATCCCGGCGGCGGCGTTCCGCAAATGGGTGCGCATTGGCTTGACGTAACCACACCGGAAGTAAACGGCCAGCCTTTTACGCAAACTTTTCTAATGGGTTCGTACGACGGTAAAGTAACGTTTTGGGAACCGATGATTACACGAAAGTTCGTAGAAGCCAATCCCTCTTTTGAAAGAGCCATTCCACAACCCACGAAATACCAAAAGGCCGGCTGGTATCCTACCAAAATGCGCATTGCAAAACAGGACGGCACCACCAACATTATTCTCGAAGGATTTGTTCAACGGCAAGCATCTTAAAGACTAAAAACAGAGGTCAAAATCTGAAACCCCGGTCCCGTAAGACCGGAATGAAACAAAAATCGCCAGCCCCGTAAGGCTGAACCCGAAACCAAAACCCTGCTCCATCTCTGGCCCCGTAAGGCCTTTGATGAAATTACCCTACCAACTGCGAGAATCAAAGACAAACCCCGTAAGGTTTGCATCAATCAAAACCACACCCTGCGAATTTGCAAAGCAAGCCCCGTAAGGCTTGCTTTTTTTATTGAAATTTTCCGTACAGGTTTTGTGCGCCGGCAACGCAGTTTTGTTCAGGCGGCGAGCTTTGTCTAATTTTCCCGCCGATCCGGCCCATCACAAAAATTCCGGTTCAGACAATGCAACAGTACTTACAACTTCTTCAACATATTTTGGACAACGGCGTGCAAAAGAGCGACCGTACCGGCACGGGCACCATCAGCACGTTTGGTTATCAAATGCGCTTTGATTTAAGCCGGGGCTTCCCGCTTGTCACCACAAAAAAGGTTCACCTCAAAAGCATTATTTACGAACTGCTCTGGTTTTTAAAAGGTGAAACCAACATTGCTTATCTAAAAGAACACGGCGTAAGCATTTGGAACGAATGGGCCGATGCAAATGGAGAATTAGGACCTGTGTACGGCAAGCAATGGCGAAGCTGGGAAGGCGCAAACGGCGAAACAACTGACCAGATAAGCGACGTGATTAGCCAAATAAAAAAGAACCCCGACAGCCGGCGTTTGATTGTAAACGCCTGGAACGTGGCCGATTTGCCGAAGATGGCACTCATGCCCTGTCACACCATGTTTCAGTTTTATGTAGCGAACAACAAACTCAGTTGCCAATTGTATCAACGCAGCGCCGATGTGTTTTTGGGCGTACCGTTTAACATTGCGTCGTATGCTTTGCTGACGATGATGATGGCGCAGGTGTGCGATTTGGAAGCCGGTGATTTCATTCACACCTTTGGCGACGTGCACATTTACAACAATCATTTGGAACAGGTCCATACGCAGTTAAGCCGCACGCCTTTCCCTTTGCCAACCATGAAGCTAAATCCGAACGTGAAGAATATTTTTGATTTCAACTACGAAGATTTTACGCTGGAGAATTATGTTTCGCATCCCGCCATTAAAGCACCTGTTGCGGTATAAAAATGTAAAACGCAGAATGTAAAATCTAAAATGTAAAATGGAGGGACAGCGTAAATATGATTTAGAAGACCGGTTGGTGAAGTTTGCCATTCTTGCTTTAGAAGTTTGCGACTTGCTGCCCAACACGAAAGCAGGACAAAACCTCGAACATCAATTATCAAAAAGTGGTACAGTACCGGCTTTACTGTACGGCGAAGCACAAGGTGCAGAATCTCGCGCAGACTTTATACACAAGATGAAAATGCTGTTGAAAGAATTGCGTGAATCAAAAATCAACCTTCGAATCATTATCGAAAAGCCACTGATAGCTCACGAGAAAGTAAACACAACGTTGCAAGAGTGCAACGAGCTTATCGGCATTTTTACGGCAAGCATACAAACGGCCAAAAGCAATAAAGTTTGACAGTTTTAGATTTTACATTCTACATTTTACATTTCATGCTCATCTCTCTTTTGGTAGCGGCTTCAGAAAACAACGTCATCGGCAAAGACAACAAGCTTCCCTGGCACCTGCCTGATGATTTAAAGTATTTCAAAAATCTCACGTGGGCCATGCCTATTTTAATGGGACGAAAAACATTTGATTCCATTGGCAAGCCACTGCCCGGAAGAAAAAGCATTGTCATCACACGAAACAACGATTGGGGCCACGAAGGCGTGGACGTGGTTCACTCAATAGAAGCAGCGGTTGAAAAAGCAAAGGAATACGGCGCGAAAGAAATTTTTGTGATTGGCGGCGCGGAGATTTTTAAAACATCGTTGCCAAATGCAAACAGAATTTATTTAACACGCATTCATCATCCATTTGACGGCGATGTTTTTTTCCCGGTAATTAACGAAAAAGAATGGACGCTTGTGTCGAAACGTTACTGCGAAAAAGACGCAAAGAATGCGTACGACCATACGTACCAGGTTTGGGAAAGGAAAATGTAAAAAGAAAGACCGTTGCAGAGAGACCCATAGTTTTACATTCTGAATTTTACATTTTCCATTTTACATTTCCATCGTGTATTCGTCTTTTCAATTAGCGAAAAAATATTTCCATTATTCCCTCACGGCTTACAACGGCAAAGGCCACGGTATGCATTCGCCGTTTGTATTTCAGTTCATTCTTCACGTGCTGAACAACAAGTCGGGCTATCAACCGCCAACTAAAATTGAAGCGCTTCGCAAAGAACTTTTAGCGGACAAGCGTGTGTTGCAAATTGAAGATTTGGGTGCGGGTTCAAGAACGGCGGTCACGAAACAACGAAGCGTTCAGCAAATTGCCGCCTCGGCACTCAAGTCAAAAAAATACGCACGGCTTTTGTTCCGGCTGACGAAGCACTACCGGCCAAAAACAATTCTCGAACTGGGAACTTCACTGGGCCTTACAACGGCGTACTTCGCAATGGCAAATCCCGAGGCCAACATCATCACCATCGAAGGCAGCAAAGCAATCGCTCAAATCGTGCAGGAAAATTTCAAACGCTTAGGCTTAGAAAATATTGAATTACAGAACGGAAATTTTGATGAGCTACTGTCATCAGTCATCAGTCATCAGTCATCAATAGACCTTGCTTACATTGACGGCAACCACCGTTATGAACCCACGCTGCGTTATTTTCATCAACTTGTTTCCAACACTCACAACGATTCTATCCTTGTTTTCGACGACGTCCATTGGAGCGAAGAAATGGAAAAAGCCTGGGCCGAAATCAAGGCGCATCCCGCTGTGCAATGCACGGTGGACGTGTTCTTTTTGGGCTTTGTTTTCTTTCGCAAAGAGTTCAAAGCAAAGCAGCATTTCACCGTTCGTTTTTGAGCGTACCGCATTTTGCAATAATTTGGCCGCATGATTGTCGGTCTCCTGAAAGAACCACCAACCGAAACAAGGGTTTCGCTTTTACCCGAAGGTGTTTCGGCTCTAACCAAAAAAGGCATCCAGGTAATTGTAGAAACCGGTGCGGGTTTAAAAGCATCGGCCACTAACGCAGATTACGAAAAAGCCGGCGCAAAGGCCGGAAGTGCCGAAGACGTGATTGCGGCAAGCGACGTGATTCTCTCCATTCATCCGCCCGATGCAAGGCTTAAAATACCGGCCGGAAAAATTCTCCTTGGCGTTTACCAGGTTCTGTACAACTCAGACCGGGTGCAGCAATGGACGCAAGACGGCCTGACGGTTTTCAGTCTTGAAATGCTTCCACGCACCACCCGTGCACAAAGCATGGACGTTTTGAGTTCGCAGGCAAACATTGCGGGATACAAAGCTGTGTTGTTGGCCGCCAACCTTTATCCGCGCTACTTTCCCATGTTTATGACCGCAGCGGGCAGCATTGCGCCGGCTAAAGTTCTGATTCTGGGTGCAGGCGTTGCCGGTTTGCAAGCTATTGCTACGGCTCGTCGCTTGGGTGCTGTGGTGGAAGTGTTTGATACAAGGCCTGCCGTAAAAGAAGAAGTGCAAAGTCTCGGCGCAAAATTTATTGAAGTAGAAGGTGCGGCCGATGCATCGAAGGCCGGCGGCTATGCCGTTGAGCAAACCGAGGAATACAAACAAAAGCAGCAGCAACGCATTAAAGAAAGCATTGCCAAAGCAGACATTGTAATCACTACGGCGCAGATTCCCGGCAAGAAGGCGCCGATACTTATTACCGAAGAAATGTTGGACGGAATGCGCAACGGTTCAATCGTCATTGATCTTGCGGCAGCCACGGGTGGAAACACGCCGTTTACCAAAAACAACGAAAGCGTTGTACGAAATGGCGTCACCATTGTAGGGAACAGCAACCTGCAGGCAACTACGCCATCCGACGCCAGCAAATTGTACGGCAAGAACATTTTAAACTTTTTGGGCCTCATCACCACAAAAGAAGGGAGCCTCAATTTGAACTGGGATGACGATTTGGTAAAAGGCGCCTGCGTTGCACACAACGGACAAATCACAAACGAGAGAGTGCAACAACTCACGGGCAATCTCCAACCAACAACAATCAACAATCAATAAGCAACAATGGGAATACTGAACTGGATTGCGGGTAACGAACAAATCATTTACATCGTTATCCTGATGATTTTTGTGGGCATCGAAGTCATTGGCCGCGTACCAAGCGTTTTGCACACGCCGCTCATGAGCGGCGCCAACGCCATTCACGGCGTGGTTATTATTGGCGCCATCATCGTGATGGGCAAGGCCGAAAGCGACAATTACCTTGCGTTAATACTTGGCTTTCTTGCCGTGATATTGGGAACGCTGAACGTTGTCGGCGGCTTTGTGGTAACAGACCGCATGCTTGAAATGTTTAAATCCAAAAAGAAGAAATAACCGCACATGGAAATCAGCCTTCTCACTTTATTATACATCATTGCCTCCGTTACGTTCATCATTGGCTTAAAGATGCTTTCGCATCCGGAATCGGCACGAAAGGGAAACCTTGTGGCGGCTACCGGCATGACGCTGGCGATTCTCGGAACCATCTTTTTATACCGCGACGATGCCGGTAATCACCTGCACAATTATGCGTGGATCTTTGGTGGCATTGCTATTGGCGGCGTGATTGGAACCCTGGCCGCAAAAAAAGTAAAGATGACCGCGATGCCGGAAATGGTAAGCCTTTTCAACGGCATGGGCGGCGCTTGCGCGGCGTTGATTTCGTTGGTGGAGTTTGGACATCTTTCCAAAATTGCCGGAGGGTTCACAATGTATCCGCCACTTAGCGGCGTCGAAAACAATTTTGTACAAAACGTACCAACTGGCGAATTACTCATTATCCTCTTGGGTTTAATTATCGGTTCAATTTCATTTGCCGGCAGTATGATTGCATGGGGAAAACTGAACGGAAGGATCAAAGATTTTTCATTTAACGGCCAGCACATTTTCAACATTGTGTTATTACTTGTGATTGTTGGTTTGGCGGCTTACGTCATTGGATGGTTTCCGGAAAGCAGAAATATTTTATTCTACGCCGTTTTTGCATTGGCTTTACTTTACGGCGTTTTCTTCGTGCTGCCAATCGGCGGCGCCGACATGCCTGTCGTGATTTCTTTGCTCAACTCTTTTACCGGTGTGGCCGCGGCTTGCGGAGGCTTTTTATACAGTAACAAAGTGATGCTCACCGGCGGCATCCTTGTTGGCGCTGCGGGTACGTTGCTTACTATTCTGATGTGCAAAGCCATGAACCGCTCACTGGCAAATGTGTTAATCGGTTCCTTTGGCGGCGGGGCAAAAACAAGTGCCGGAGCTACAAATAAAGAGGCGGGAGCGTACAAAGAAATCAGTTTGGCCGATGCTGCGGTAGTAATGGCATACGCCAACAAAGTAATGATTGTTCCGGGTTATGGTTTGGCCGTGGCACAGGCGCAACACGCTTGCCACGAGTTGGAAAAATTATTAAACGAAAGAGGCGTTGAAGTAAAATATGCCATTCATCCCGTTGCGGGCCGTATGCCCGGACACATGAACGTACTGCTGGCCGAAGCGGACGTGAATTACGAAAAGCTGGAAGAAATGGAACAAGCCAACGAAGCATTTCCATCCACCGATGTTGTGCTCATTCTTGGTGCAAACGACGTGGTAAACCCGGCTGCCAAATCCGATCCTTCCTCTCCTATTTACGGCATGCCGATTCTTGACGTTGAAAATGCAAAAACGGTTATCGTGAACAAACGAAGCATGAAGCCTGGTTATGCGGGCATTGAAAACGATTTGTTCTTCCGCCCGAAAACCTCCATGTTGTTCGGCGATGCAAAAAAAGTGTTGCAGGATTTAATTGGTGAGATAAAAAACATTTAAGCGAAACTTTTGTCCGCTTTGAAAACTCAATCCTTTTGGGATTGAGTTTTTTCTTTTGTGTGCATTCCTGCGTTGCCACCATTGAGTTTGAGGTTTATAAAAATTCATTGCACAGCCCTTACGCCAGTTGTTCGGCGGTTACCTTTGCGCAAATGAAAAAAATGCAAGCGAGAAATCCATCGGACAGTTATACCATGATGACGGAAATCGTTCTTCCCAACGACACGAATGTGTTTGGCAATCTTATGGGTGGACGGTTGATGTACTGGATGGACATTGCCGCGGCCATTGCCGCGCAGCGGCATTGCAACGCACCGGTGGTTACGGCTTCGGTGGACAATATCTCCTTTGAAAACCCCATCAAGCTTGGCAACACGGTGCACATCGAGGCCAAAGTTTCCCGCGCCTTTAACACCTCAATGGAAGTGCATTTAAAAGTGTGGGGCGAGGACTTTACACAGCAATTCAAATACAAAAGCAACGAAGCCTATTACACTTTTGTAGCGCTTGACCCCAACCGAAGACCGCGGGTTGTACCGCCGTTAACACCCGAAACGGAAGAAGAGAAAAGGCTGTACGAAGGCGCTCTGCACCGCCGGCAGGTAAGGCTCATTTTGGGCGGCAAAATGAAACCCGATGAAGCCGCAGAATTAAAAGCATTGTTCTTTACCAAACACGATTAATATGGCAGCCTACATCATTGTTGAAGTGGATGTACACAATCCCAAAGAATACGAAGACTATAAAAAATTAACCACGGCTTCTCTATCGGGTTACAATGGAAAATTCATTGTACGCGGCGGTGCTACCGAAACACTGGAAGGCGGCTGGCAGGCCAAGCGCATTGTGGTGCTGGAATTTCCAAACAAAGAGTTGGCAAAGCAATGGTGGTCTTCGGAAGAATACGCACCGGCAAAAGCATTACGCCAAAAGAATGCAACAACAAAAATGATTTTGGTGGAAGGAGTGTAGAGATTGTTGGCTGTTGATAGTTGGTGGTTGGTTGAAGCAGCGATTGCAAAAAAAGCAAGAGTAAATTTTTCTTCTTTCAAAAATGTATTGCTTTAGTATTTCTTGTACAAACAACGATCAACTACCTACGGCCAACCGTACTTACGCAGCCTTTTCTTCTACCGTCTTCCAGTGGTGTGCGCCCTTCATCATGTACTCCTTGCTTTGTTCGATGGCGTCCATCACTTGCGCCAAAATATCCTCAGGTCTTGCTTCGTAATCTATTTGCAGTGCCGGCTTGAACGTTACGCTGAGCAAAGTGCCTTTCTTTTTAAACTTCAGTCCCTTTTTATTAAAGGCCCGCCAAAAGCCGCTGATGACAACAGGGATTACCGTGGGCTTGCAATGTTTGATGATGTAAGCCGTTCCTTTGCGTCCCGGCGCAAAAGGCTTTGTAGTGCCTTGCGGAAACGTGATGACCCAAGCATTGTTCAATGCCCGTTCAATTTTTCGGGTATCGCTTGGGTCGAGCCCGCGGCGGGCTTCGTTGCCGTCTTTCTTCCACGTGCGTTTAACGGTTAACGCTCCGGCAAGCGTGAACAAGCGGCTGATCCAACTGCTCTTCATTGTTTCCTCCGCGGCTACGTAATAAACTCTGGTAAACGGATTGAGCAAATAGTACGGCACCCCCAACTTGTTTCGCTTGCGCCATTTCACGGCGCAAAAAATGTGAAGAAAAGTGATGACATCGGCGAAATAAGTTTGGTGGTTGCTCACGAAAAGCACGTTCCTTTTCGGAAGATTTTCGATGTGTTCGGTGCCGCTGATTTTTAGTTTGTTTACAATGGCAAGTCCAGGATACGAAAAGACGCCTACCAATGCGTAAACGATTTTGCGCACCAGTTTGTATTCGGCTAACTTTTTCCAGATGTTCATGTGCAAGGCAATTGGTGTGCTAAAAGTACGTGTTTAGAAATTGTTAAGTCATGCACGATTCTATCTTTACCGTATGTAAGGGTTTTCCTTTTTTCATCTGCATAAAAATTAATGCCATGAAAACAATGTTTCTTTTTTTAGCGGGTTCGTTATTGACGTTAACGGGCTTTGCGCAGACTTATGCGAACAATCCTTACCCGCGCACAATTACCGCAAACGGCAGTGCCGAAATGGAAATCGTGCCGGATGAAATTTATGTGCAGGTTGTCTTGAAGGAGTACGACAAGAAGGGCAATGGAAAAATCACCATTGATAAAATCCGCCAGGATTTTTTAACAG
Coding sequences within:
- a CDS encoding DUF1330 domain-containing protein; its protein translation is MAAYIIVEVDVHNPKEYEDYKKLTTASLSGYNGKFIVRGGATETLEGGWQAKRIVVLEFPNKELAKQWWSSEEYAPAKALRQKNATTKMILVEGV
- a CDS encoding NAD(P) transhydrogenase subunit alpha — translated: MGILNWIAGNEQIIYIVILMIFVGIEVIGRVPSVLHTPLMSGANAIHGVVIIGAIIVMGKAESDNYLALILGFLAVILGTLNVVGGFVVTDRMLEMFKSKKKK
- a CDS encoding lysophospholipid acyltransferase family protein → MNIWKKLAEYKLVRKIVYALVGVFSYPGLAIVNKLKISGTEHIENLPKRNVLFVSNHQTYFADVITFLHIFCAVKWRKRNKLGVPYYLLNPFTRVYYVAAEETMKSSWISRLFTLAGALTVKRTWKKDGNEARRGLDPSDTRKIERALNNAWVITFPQGTTKPFAPGRKGTAYIIKHCKPTVIPVVISGFWRAFNKKGLKFKKKGTLLSVTFKPALQIDYEARPEDILAQVMDAIEQSKEYMMKGAHHWKTVEEKAA
- a CDS encoding acyl-CoA thioesterase gives rise to the protein MKKMQARNPSDSYTMMTEIVLPNDTNVFGNLMGGRLMYWMDIAAAIAAQRHCNAPVVTASVDNISFENPIKLGNTVHIEAKVSRAFNTSMEVHLKVWGEDFTQQFKYKSNEAYYTFVALDPNRRPRVVPPLTPETEEEKRLYEGALHRRQVRLILGGKMKPDEAAELKALFFTKHD
- a CDS encoding NAD(P)(+) transhydrogenase (Re/Si-specific) subunit beta; amino-acid sequence: MEISLLTLLYIIASVTFIIGLKMLSHPESARKGNLVAATGMTLAILGTIFLYRDDAGNHLHNYAWIFGGIAIGGVIGTLAAKKVKMTAMPEMVSLFNGMGGACAALISLVEFGHLSKIAGGFTMYPPLSGVENNFVQNVPTGELLIILLGLIIGSISFAGSMIAWGKLNGRIKDFSFNGQHIFNIVLLLVIVGLAAYVIGWFPESRNILFYAVFALALLYGVFFVLPIGGADMPVVISLLNSFTGVAAACGGFLYSNKVMLTGGILVGAAGTLLTILMCKAMNRSLANVLIGSFGGGAKTSAGATNKEAGAYKEISLADAAVVMAYANKVMIVPGYGLAVAQAQHACHELEKLLNERGVEVKYAIHPVAGRMPGHMNVLLAEADVNYEKLEEMEQANEAFPSTDVVLILGANDVVNPAAKSDPSSPIYGMPILDVENAKTVIVNKRSMKPGYAGIENDLFFRPKTSMLFGDAKKVLQDLIGEIKNI
- a CDS encoding Re/Si-specific NAD(P)(+) transhydrogenase subunit alpha gives rise to the protein MIVGLLKEPPTETRVSLLPEGVSALTKKGIQVIVETGAGLKASATNADYEKAGAKAGSAEDVIAASDVILSIHPPDARLKIPAGKILLGVYQVLYNSDRVQQWTQDGLTVFSLEMLPRTTRAQSMDVLSSQANIAGYKAVLLAANLYPRYFPMFMTAAGSIAPAKVLILGAGVAGLQAIATARRLGAVVEVFDTRPAVKEEVQSLGAKFIEVEGAADASKAGGYAVEQTEEYKQKQQQRIKESIAKADIVITTAQIPGKKAPILITEEMLDGMRNGSIVIDLAAATGGNTPFTKNNESVVRNGVTIVGNSNLQATTPSDASKLYGKNILNFLGLITTKEGSLNLNWDDDLVKGACVAHNGQITNERVQQLTGNLQPTTINNQ